A region of the Paracoccaceae bacterium genome:
TCAGCGACAACCCCATGTCGATGCCGAGAAGCCAGTTCGGATAGTCCTCGAAGGGCAGTTTTCCCAGGCTCTGCATCACGATGCCATTTGCCAGCGTCACCGGATCATGGCGCAGGCCGACCGAGAGCACCTCGACCATGTCGGGCGTCAGGCCGCGTGCGGTGATGAAATCGGTCAACCCCTCGACGGCGGTCGGGAACATGTTGCGCGGCACCTCGGGGCGGCCATAGACGGCGATGCGGCGCGGCCCGCCGCGATCCGGGCGTGTGCCGCGGGCGTAGCGGTCGATGTCGATTGCCGGATGGAAGGCTGGCGCGTCGGGCGTTGCGAAGCCATGGCCCAGCATGGCGAAATAGTCCCGCAGAAGCGTGGTGTTGAACACCGCGTCGAAGTCGAGGCCATAGCTTGCCTCGGCCTCGGCATGTTCGGGGCCCCAGGCATAGAAATTGGGCTCGTAGTCCTGGATCATGTAGAGGAAGCGGCGGCGTTTCAGGTCGGCCTCGCGGATCAGCCGGTCGGCGGCATGGGCTGTCCACCATGCGGTGGCAAGGATCGCGTCCTCCGGATGGAAGGCCAGCGTCTCGGGTGTCACGCCACAGGCAAAGTCCACGCGGTCAGCGGCGCCTGTGGCGTCGTCGTCGCGGGTCATGCGGCCCAGAAGCAGGCGGCGCGAGGCATCGGCCGATCCGACGGGAAGATCGCTGGCGACAAAGCGCACCGGAACACCGCGCCCGGCAAGCATCAGGCCAAGGTCGATGGCCGTCGCGATTCCGGCAAAGATCTCGGTCGGGTTCAGCGTCGGCACCAGGATCTGCAGTGCCGGCGCGGGGGCGTCGGCGGTGGCGCGGAAGCGCAGCGCCTTGCGCCGGTCGATGATCGCGGCGGCGGGGCGAGGGGCCTGCGCCGGCTGGAGGCTTTTCGGCACCACGGGCAGCGCGCCGGGCGACAGGCTGAACAGCCGTTCGTCGAACCGGTCGAGCGCCGCATTCATCCCCGGGCCCAGGGCCTCGCGCAGGGCCCAGACCATGCGGCCCATCGACACCACGCCCTGCGCCCATGCGGTATGGGCAAGGCGCAGGTGCCCCGTCAGTGCCAACCGTGCGGCATCGGCCCAGTGCCGCAGCGTTCCCGGCCCCCGGCGCAGGTAGGGACGCAGCGGCGCCACGCGCGCCGCGCCGTGGCGCAGTTGCCCCAGTTGCACGCAGTCGGTCAGCCGGTTGTGCACCGAATGGGCAAGGTAGCGCGCAAGGGCATAGGCCGCCGCCTCGCGCCGCAGCCATGTCATGCCGGGCAGGCCGATCCGCAGCGCCCGCGCGCGGCGATCCACCGCGCCATGGGCGTTGGCGCCGTGCTGGCGATAGTCGACCAGTGCTTCGGGGATCAGGGCGGTGCCCTCGGTCGCCTCGGCCAGCAGCGCGACCCAGAGGTCATGGTAGAAATGCACGCCGGCCTGCGGCGGAAAGGGCAGGGCGCGTTCCACCAGGCTGCGGCGCATCAGCACCGTCATGCCGGTGACGTTGTTCCGCAGCAGCAGTCCGCGCAGCCCGGGGCGGCGGTGGCGACGTTCAAAGGCGAACATCGACGGATGGATGACGCGGTCTTCGGCATCAATCAGCCGGGCATCCGAATGCACCAGCGCCGCGCTGGTGCTCTGCAGCGTCTCGGCGCCCCGCGCCAGGCGATCGGGGTGCCAGATGTCATCCTGGTCGCACATCGCAACCAGAGCCTCGGGCCCGGCCAGATTGAGCACCCGTTCCAGCCCGGCCTCGAAGGCCCGGGGCGCGTCGAGCTTCTGCGGCGGCTCCACGATCTCTGCCGGCAGCCCTGCCGCATGCGCGGCCTTGCGGACAAGGGCGCCGGACGTCCGGTCTGCAACCACGAAGACGACACATTTTGGCGGCAGCGTCTGCGCCGCGACCGAAGCAAGCTGCGCGGTCAGGAACCTGGGCTGGGGCCGGAATATGGGCAGAACAATGAATACGTCGGGTGACATGCGCGGGGTCGATCGCTCCAAGCGTGGGTCGGTCCGGCGCGGGGACCCGTGCGGTGACGCCTCGTCCTATCGCAGAAGCGAGACTCCGCGCAACCGTCGCTGCGCTGCGGCGTGACGTGATGCGCTCAGTCTCGCCGAAGTTGTGTGGCGGATGCCGAATCGTTGAGTTCGAATTAGTAGGCGGGGTGGCAATCTGCCGCTGTCCCTTGCTCGAGTTGGCCGCGTAGGAGGTCCGCATGAACGCGTTTGTTGCCCGGAAGGCCGATCCCACGCTGGTGGACGGCTTCGAACCCAGACTCAGGCAGGCGGAGCTTGTCGAACTGGCGGATGCGGCGGGTTCGACGATGACGGCCTACACGATCGCAGTGGGCGACCGTCTCGACGGCACGATCACGCCGGGTGACGAGGACTGGATCGGCATCAACCTTGTCGCCGGGCAATCCTACGTGTTCACGGTATTCGGGCGCGGCGGTGGCCAGGTCGGGCTGGAGGACAGCGTGCTGCGGGTGATGTCGCCCTCGGGTCTTCAGCTTGCCTACAACGACGATATCGAGGCGGGTTCGCAGAACTTCTTTTCCGGCATCACGTTCACGGCCACGACGACCGGGCGCCACTACATCGCCGTGTCGGGCTGGCCCTACGAGGCGGGCAACGGGCAGTACACGGTACAGACCGCCACCAATGTCTATACCGTCGATCAGGTTGTCAGCCAGTTGACCGAGTTCAACTGGGGCATCTCTGCCCCGCTTCGGATCATTCCGGCGGCTGGCGGGGCCATCTCGGTGAACATCAGCGGGCTGGATGCCGCGGGGCGGCGGCTGGCGGACTGGGCACTGGAGGCATGGACCTATGCGACAGGGCTGACATTCAGCATCACGACCAGCGGAACCGCGCAGATCGTCATCGACGACAATGCGGCCGGTGCCTTCGCGGGTCCCGATCTCTATGATCCGGCGACGGGCATCGTCAGCCTTGCCAGCGTCAATGTGTCGAAGAACTGGCTGGCATCCTACGGCGCGCAGTTCAACAGCTATTCCTTCGTGACCTATATCCACGAGATCGGGCACGCCCTCGGTCTGGGCCACATGGGTCCCTACGACGGCAGTGCCAGCTACTCCTCGGACGCGTTCTTCCTGAACGACAGCTACCAGATGTCGGTGATGTCTTACTTCTCGGCCGAGGAGAACACCTACATCGGCGGCACCGGGTGGCTGCCGGTCACGCCGATGATCGGCGACATGGCTGCCATCGCCTCGGTCTATGGTGCGGCCGGGCCGGTTCATGCGGGCAATACCGTCTGGGGAACCGGCAGCAATGTGGGCGGCTATCTGGGCCGCATCATGGGCTACATGTTCGATGGCGCGACAAACGCCACCGAATGGTTGCCCGCATCGGATGTCAATGCCTATCCGATCGGCCTGACCATCCGCGATACCGGTGGAACCGACCTGCTGGACCTGTCGAACCACACGTCGGATCAGCGCATCGACCTGACACCGGGCGCGGCCTCCGACGTCGGGGGTGAGCGCGGCAATGTCGTGATCATGTCGGGCACGATCATCGAGAACCTGCGCAGCGGATCCGGCAATGACCATCTGACGGGCAACAGCGCCGACAACGAGATCACGCCGGGCCGGGGGAACGATACCGTCTACGGCGGCGCGGGCAACGACACCGTGGTGATCAACGCAACCCGGGCCGCCACCACGGTGACGGCCATAGAAGGCGGCTACAGGCTGGTGTCCGCCGACGGGACCGATCTTGTCTATGGTGTCGAATTCGTGCGGTTCACCGACCAGACGGTCGCATCCGGCGCGTTGCTGGGCAATGGGGCGATCGAGGGCGGCCCGGGAGCCGACAGCCGCACCGGTACCACCGGCCCCGATCTGATCTTCGGGTATGGCGGCAATGACGTCCTGCGCGGTGGCGACGGCCATGACACGCTCTATGGGGGCGCGGATCACGACGTGGTCAGCGGCCAGCAGGGCAACGACGTCCTCTATGGCGATGCGGGTGACGACACGATTGCCGGGTCCACCGGGGATGACGAAGCCTACGGCGGCATCGGAAACGACCAGATCGGCGGCGGCGAGGGGAACGATTCGCTGTTCGGCGGCGCCGGTGACGACATCATGGGCGGCGGACCGGGCAATGACCTGATGGATGGCGGTGACGGGCGCGACTATGTCAGCGGCGGTATCGGGGACGATCTTCTGCGCGGCGGTGCGGGCCACGACACGATCGCCAGTTCCTACGGCAATGACATGGCCTATGGCGACGCCGGGAATGATGCCATCGGCGGCGGCTACGGCTATGACACGCTGTATGGCGGTGACGGCAACGACACGATCGGTGGCGGTGACCAGGATGACCTGATCTTTGGCGGCGCCGACCACGACATGCTCTCGGGCGGAAACGGCAACGACACGATCTTTGGCGGTTCAGGCAACGACACGATCAACGCTGGGCTCGGGTCGGACTGGATGACGGGTGACGAAGGGGCGGATGTGTTCGTCTTCAACCTGCGCCTGCTGGTCGGGCCGGAGCTTGACGTGATCACCGACTTCGTGCCGGGCGAGGATCGCATCAATCTGAGCTTCGGCGTTCCCGCGCCGGCCGAAACGAAGTTCGCGTCGCTGGCCATTTCGGCCCATGCCTTGGGCACGCAGATCGTGCGGGGGGACCAGACGATCATCCTGCAGGCGGTCCAGCCGACCGAGATCGGTGTCGACGACTTCATGTTCTGAACGGGGGCTGACGGTCTATCCGCGGCCGGAGGCGGCCTGCAGCCTGCGGGTATTTTCCTCGTGGTGCTTCATCGCCTCGTCCATGTCGGTGTAATAGGTCAGCTTTCCGCCCTCCAGCACGGCGCCGTGCTGGCAGATGCTGCGCGCCGAGCTCATGGAATGGGTCACGAAGATCAGCCCGCTGTCCTTGATGCGTTCGGCAAAGACCGCCTGGCTCTTGGCGCGGAAGATCGCGTCGCCGGTCGCTGTCACCTCATCCACCAGATAGGTGTCGTACTTGATCCCCATCGAGACACCGAACGCCAGACGTGCGCGCATGCCCGACGAATAGGTGCGCACCGGCAGGTAGAAATGCTCGCCAAGTTCGGCAAAATCCTCGACATAGGCGACCAGTTCCTCGGTATCCACGCCGCTGATCCGGGCCACGAAGCGGGTGTTCTGCGCCCCGGTCATGTCGCCGTGAAAGCTGCCGCCGAACCCCACGAGCGCCGACACCGTGCCCACCCGGGTTATGGTGCCCGCATCGGGGTCGAGCGTGCCGCCGATCATCCGCAGCAGGGTCGACTTGCCCGCGCCGTTGCGACCGAGGATCGCGACGCCGGTGCGCGACGGAAAGGTGCAGGTGATGTGATCTGCCACCACCTTTGACTTTCCTTTGGTATGATAGGTCTTGCAAAGCCCCTGAAGCCGGATCATCGCGCCCGCAACGCCCCCTATCGACGGTCGCGCAGCGAGTAGAACACGATGGCCGCGATCATCCAGATCGAGAACAGCAGGCCCGTCGTCAGGCCGAGGATCATCGGTTTCTGGGGATAGATCGAGCGTTCCGCGAGGGTCGGCGGCATGTAGGTGGCCAGATACCGCGACTGCCGCTGCGCCTCGGCCAGGGCATTGTCATAGGCGGCGCGCGAGGTCGTGTAGGCCTGCTGGGCAAACTCGAGATCGGCCGACAGCGCCTCGAACTCGGCGACCAGTTCGGCATAGCGCTGATCCTCTTCCGCCGGATTGTCGCCGAAGCGCGCGCGCTCGGCGCGGATCCGGGTCTCGATCACCTCGACACGCTTCTGCGCCTGCAGATAGCGCGGGTCGTTGGCATTCGTGTTGGCCGCCAGGATATCGAGATCGATGAGCGCGGCAGCCTGCTGTGCCAGGAGGTTGTTCAGCAGTCCCATGCGGCCCTGCACGTCGGCGGCAGGATCGACGATCTGGCTGCTGATGCGGAAGGCGGTCAGCGCCTGCCGGGCCTGCTTCAGCCTTTCCTGTGCGACATCCAGTTCCTCGCGGGCATAGCGCGTGGTGTCATTGCGCGCGATGGCCGAAAGCCGGTTCAGCATCTTCGTGCTTTCGTCCGAGATCGCCCTGGTGATCGCCAGTGCGTCCTCGGACGTGAAGGCCAGCGCGCGCACCTCGATCAGGCGGCTCGACGTGTCGTAGAACACATCCACCTTGCGGCCCCAGTGATCCTCGAGATCCTCGATGGTCGGGTCCTGGCCAAGGCTGAACAGCGGGTCCTCGGGCCTTGTGTAGATCGACACGAGGTCCAGGCGTTCGTTGATCTGACGAACCAGTTCCCGGCTCTGGATGTACTTGAACAGGATGTCGGTGTCGCTGGTGCTGCTGCCGGAAAGCTCGGTCAGACCGCCAAGGATCTGCAGGCCTGAACTGAACTCTTCCTTCTGGACCGAAAAACCGAGACGCGAGTCGTACTGCGGCAACGCGATCGTCCACAGGTAGAAGGCCATCGCCGTCGCGGGCGCCGCCACCATCAGGATGAACGCTGCCAGAAGGCCCACGTGCCGGCGCCGGACGCGCGCGGGTCCCGCGCCGCTGAACGCGGGAAGGCCCTGCCCTGTGCCCGCACCGGGAAGCGGGGGAGGGTCGACAGGGCGCGGATTTGCGGCAGCAGCGGCGGCCGCTTCGGCTTCGGCCTTTGCCCGGGCAATCGCAATGGGCCCGAGCTTTGCCGGGGGCGGGTTCGCAGGGGGCGCGGCGCCGCTTTCGGCCTCGGCGGCGGCCTTGGCACGCGCCAGGGCGATCGGGCCCAGCCGTGGCGGCGCCATGTCCTGCGGTGCCGCAGCCGGGCCGGTGGGCGCCGCGATCGCGGCGAGCGGCGGACGCTGGCCGGGCGTCGGTTGCTGCGGTGCAGGTGCCGCGCCGGGTGGACGTCCGGCGGGTTGGCCCACGCGGCGCGAATTGTCGGATGTGTCTTCCAAATTCCGTCCTATCGACTATGGTTCCGGCCGAGGTGCGGGGGCGTCGGCCGGAAGGACCGGATCGCGCCGCTCGTCGTGCCGTCCCGGGATTTCGGCAAGGCGACCCCGGCACGCGCGATGCGGCGCAACCGCAAGGCTTTCGCCGATGGTGTTACCCCTTCGGCTGTGGAAAATCCAGTCGGGACCATGCAGGTAGACCCGCCACTTGCCACATCTGCGGCATCAGCGCCGCGTGCACGCCGGCCCAGACCGCAGCGCGCGCTGCGGTTGCGCGCGTTGCGCACGATTTTTGCGCTGATGCTGCGCGACATGACCATGTCAAACGCGCGCAGCGCCCTGGGGTATGTCTGGGAAATCGTTGAACCTGCGGCGGGCATTCTTGTCCTGACGGTGATCTTCACGCTGATCATGCGCTCACCTCCCATCGGGCACAACTTCCCCCTGTTCTATGCCTCGGGGCTGGTGCCCTACATCATGTTTGCCGATCTGTCGAACAAGGTGGCGGTTGCGGTGCGGCATTCGAAACCGCTCCTGTCCTACCCGGGCGTGACCTTCATCGATGCCTTGATCGCCAAGTTCCTGTTGAGCGCGATGACCAAGATCGTCATCTACGTCCTGGTCCTCGGGGGTATCCTGATCATGTACGATCTGAGCCCGCTGTTCGACTATTCAAAGATGATCCTCGGATTGTCGCTTGCCCTCATGCTGGCGTTTTCGATCGGCACGATGAACTGCGTGCTGTTCCACTTCTTTCCGCTCTGGGACCGGATATGGTCGCTGATCAACCGGCCACTCATGCTGCTGTCGGGCATCATCATCCTGATCGACGACATACCGATGCCGTATCGCGACTGGCTGGAATGGAATCCGATCGTGCACTTCGTTGCCGTGGTTCGGACAGGAATCTATCCGACCTACCAGCCGACCTATCTGTCGGTGACCTATGTCGTCGGGATCATTGCGTTCCTGCTGCCAGTGGGGTTGTTCTTCGTGCGGCGATACTGGAAGGATCTGATCGACCCGTCGAAGTAGCGCCGTCTCAGCCCATCGCGGCAAGTGCGGCCTCGATGCGGCCGACGTCCACGGGGTTGTTCAGTTCCCAGAACACCCGGCCCCTCGCCTCGACCTCGACACACAGAACCTGCCGCCCGTTCTCGAGGAAGCGCAGTTGTTCCAGGCCCTCATGCGCCTCGAGCGGGCCGATCGGCCAGCCGGGATAGGCGGCAAGCGCGGCAGGGCGGTAGGCATAGAGGCCCACATGGTGGAACACCGGTATCGGCCCCGCGCCCAGCCCGGCGGTGTAGGGAATGACTTCCTTCGAGAAGTAGAGCGCGCGGTGACCCGCGCCGAAGACCGCCGTCGTGCCGCCCACCCGGCCGGCGTGGCGGTCGGACAGAAGATTGTCGAACGTCGTCTGGTCGCAGCGGATCACCGGCGTGGCAATTTCCGCGCCGCCGCCCGCCGCGGCATCGGCGGCCATTGCGTCAACAAGCGCGGTCACGAACCATGGCGGTGTCAGCGGCGCGTCGCCTTGCAGGTTCACCACAAGATCCGCCTCCAGCCCCGCAACCGCCTCGGCGCAGCGCTCGGTGCCGTTGCGGCATTCCTCGGATGTCATGATCACCTGCGCGCCAAATCCCCGCGCCGCTTCGGCGATCCGGTCGTCGTCGGTGGCGACATAGACGGCCGCGATGTCAGGCACCGCCATGGCGGCCTCCCAGGATCGCTGCACCAGCGTCTTTGCCGTTCCGTCGGGCGCACGCAGCGACACCAGCGGCTTGCCCGGATAGCGTGTCGACTTGAAGCGCGCGGGGATGACGATGACGGTCCGCATGTTTGATCTCCTTATGTCAC
Encoded here:
- a CDS encoding M10 family metallopeptidase C-terminal domain-containing protein encodes the protein MNAFVARKADPTLVDGFEPRLRQAELVELADAAGSTMTAYTIAVGDRLDGTITPGDEDWIGINLVAGQSYVFTVFGRGGGQVGLEDSVLRVMSPSGLQLAYNDDIEAGSQNFFSGITFTATTTGRHYIAVSGWPYEAGNGQYTVQTATNVYTVDQVVSQLTEFNWGISAPLRIIPAAGGAISVNISGLDAAGRRLADWALEAWTYATGLTFSITTSGTAQIVIDDNAAGAFAGPDLYDPATGIVSLASVNVSKNWLASYGAQFNSYSFVTYIHEIGHALGLGHMGPYDGSASYSSDAFFLNDSYQMSVMSYFSAEENTYIGGTGWLPVTPMIGDMAAIASVYGAAGPVHAGNTVWGTGSNVGGYLGRIMGYMFDGATNATEWLPASDVNAYPIGLTIRDTGGTDLLDLSNHTSDQRIDLTPGAASDVGGERGNVVIMSGTIIENLRSGSGNDHLTGNSADNEITPGRGNDTVYGGAGNDTVVINATRAATTVTAIEGGYRLVSADGTDLVYGVEFVRFTDQTVASGALLGNGAIEGGPGADSRTGTTGPDLIFGYGGNDVLRGGDGHDTLYGGADHDVVSGQQGNDVLYGDAGDDTIAGSTGDDEAYGGIGNDQIGGGEGNDSLFGGAGDDIMGGGPGNDLMDGGDGRDYVSGGIGDDLLRGGAGHDTIASSYGNDMAYGDAGNDAIGGGYGYDTLYGGDGNDTIGGGDQDDLIFGGADHDMLSGGNGNDTIFGGSGNDTINAGLGSDWMTGDEGADVFVFNLRLLVGPELDVITDFVPGEDRINLSFGVPAPAETKFASLAISAHALGTQIVRGDQTIILQAVQPTEIGVDDFMF
- a CDS encoding ABC transporter permease; translation: MTMSNARSALGYVWEIVEPAAGILVLTVIFTLIMRSPPIGHNFPLFYASGLVPYIMFADLSNKVAVAVRHSKPLLSYPGVTFIDALIAKFLLSAMTKIVIYVLVLGGILIMYDLSPLFDYSKMILGLSLALMLAFSIGTMNCVLFHFFPLWDRIWSLINRPLMLLSGIIILIDDIPMPYRDWLEWNPIVHFVAVVRTGIYPTYQPTYLSVTYVVGIIAFLLPVGLFFVRRYWKDLIDPSK
- a CDS encoding glycosyltransferase codes for the protein MSPDVFIVLPIFRPQPRFLTAQLASVAAQTLPPKCVVFVVADRTSGALVRKAAHAAGLPAEIVEPPQKLDAPRAFEAGLERVLNLAGPEALVAMCDQDDIWHPDRLARGAETLQSTSAALVHSDARLIDAEDRVIHPSMFAFERRHRRPGLRGLLLRNNVTGMTVLMRRSLVERALPFPPQAGVHFYHDLWVALLAEATEGTALIPEALVDYRQHGANAHGAVDRRARALRIGLPGMTWLRREAAAYALARYLAHSVHNRLTDCVQLGQLRHGAARVAPLRPYLRRGPGTLRHWADAARLALTGHLRLAHTAWAQGVVSMGRMVWALREALGPGMNAALDRFDERLFSLSPGALPVVPKSLQPAQAPRPAAAIIDRRKALRFRATADAPAPALQILVPTLNPTEIFAGIATAIDLGLMLAGRGVPVRFVASDLPVGSADASRRLLLGRMTRDDDATGAADRVDFACGVTPETLAFHPEDAILATAWWTAHAADRLIREADLKRRRFLYMIQDYEPNFYAWGPEHAEAEASYGLDFDAVFNTTLLRDYFAMLGHGFATPDAPAFHPAIDIDRYARGTRPDRGGPRRIAVYGRPEVPRNMFPTAVEGLTDFITARGLTPDMVEVLSVGLRHDPVTLANGIVMQSLGKLPFEDYPNWLLGIDMGLSLMHSPHPSHPPIEMAASGARVVTNRFATKDLSRLTPAILSVDGTARGVADGLARAWDMPPVADADRRIDLRALGGPLAEVASRLAPDLPRSSAMKRAAE
- a CDS encoding sugar transporter; amino-acid sequence: MGLLAAFILMVAAPATAMAFYLWTIALPQYDSRLGFSVQKEEFSSGLQILGGLTELSGSSTSDTDILFKYIQSRELVRQINERLDLVSIYTRPEDPLFSLGQDPTIEDLEDHWGRKVDVFYDTSSRLIEVRALAFTSEDALAITRAISDESTKMLNRLSAIARNDTTRYAREELDVAQERLKQARQALTAFRISSQIVDPAADVQGRMGLLNNLLAQQAAALIDLDILAANTNANDPRYLQAQKRVEVIETRIRAERARFGDNPAEEDQRYAELVAEFEALSADLEFAQQAYTTSRAAYDNALAEAQRQSRYLATYMPPTLAERSIYPQKPMILGLTTGLLFSIWMIAAIVFYSLRDRR
- a CDS encoding ABC transporter ATP-binding protein — protein: MIRLQGLCKTYHTKGKSKVVADHITCTFPSRTGVAILGRNGAGKSTLLRMIGGTLDPDAGTITRVGTVSALVGFGGSFHGDMTGAQNTRFVARISGVDTEELVAYVEDFAELGEHFYLPVRTYSSGMRARLAFGVSMGIKYDTYLVDEVTATGDAIFRAKSQAVFAERIKDSGLIFVTHSMSSARSICQHGAVLEGGKLTYYTDMDEAMKHHEENTRRLQAASGRG
- a CDS encoding 3-deoxy-manno-octulosonate cytidylyltransferase, yielding MRTVIVIPARFKSTRYPGKPLVSLRAPDGTAKTLVQRSWEAAMAVPDIAAVYVATDDDRIAEAARGFGAQVIMTSEECRNGTERCAEAVAGLEADLVVNLQGDAPLTPPWFVTALVDAMAADAAAGGGAEIATPVIRCDQTTFDNLLSDRHAGRVGGTTAVFGAGHRALYFSKEVIPYTAGLGAGPIPVFHHVGLYAYRPAALAAYPGWPIGPLEAHEGLEQLRFLENGRQVLCVEVEARGRVFWELNNPVDVGRIEAALAAMG